A region of the Candidatus Methylomirabilota bacterium genome:
TTGGCGCTGACGGGATGGAGATAGGCGCCATGCTTGTCTACTTGCCAGATCTCGACGACGCCGTTCCTCACGGGTTCTCCACGCGCGTCGAGGATTTTTCCGCTGAGATGCGTGATCTCGCCCACGGCAGGCGTGATCGCGTCGTTGATGACCAGCAGATCGTTATCAGTGTCCAGCGGAAGTCTGTTGGGATAAAACGGACCCTCGGTTTGCCGCGGCGTCCGCACCAATGCTTCGGCAAACGCCCCAGGCATACTAAACGCCACCGCGCCCACGGCGAGTCGACCAAGGAAACCGCGTCGCGTACAGGACCAGTGAGTCATGGTCATCGCGTCACTCCCCCACATTTCCTGCTCCATCTCTCTCTCGATAGATTTTAAGCTATCCTTCCCCGTTTGTGAAAGGAAAACGCCTTCCCGGGCCTTTAAATTTCCAGGAAGGCGTCTGAGTGTTTGGTGCGCCGTCGATTGTGCCTGCGGTGGGCCGGGGGCGATGGTTCACCCCGGGTCCATACTTCCGCTACTGTCAAGATTCAAGACCTGATTCCCAACCCCACTCTTCGACCAATACGTCAGGAGTATAGTAAAAAGAGAGCAATTGCGGCTGCGAGAGCCAAAAGCAAGACTTTGATTGCTCGATCAATATAAAGGGGAAACATCTGAGCCTCGTCGTGCCGTACGGGGAACGGGAAATGGAGGGAACGAAAAACTTTCGCGTCCACCAGGAGGTCGTAGATCCCATCTTGCGTCCGCAGACGCAAGGCTATCGTCCAGGGTATTCGACCCAGGCCGGGGAGCTTGACCGAGTAGGCTACAGCTGACTGAACGGAGCGAGCCGGAACGCTGTACGGAGGAAACTCAATTGTGTCACCTGAAACGGTGAGCACGGTGAAAGGCGCAGTGGGCTCCCAGGCCCAGAGGGGTGACCTTTCATTTGTTAGCTCCAGGCGCCTGACCTTTGCTCGCACCCCCTCCATATTTCCGCCTTTTT
Encoded here:
- a CDS encoding intradiol ring-cleavage dioxygenase — its product is MTMTHWSCTRRGFLGRLAVGAVAFSMPGAFAEALVRTPRQTEGPFYPNRLPLDTDNDLLVINDAITPAVGEITHLSGKILDARGEPVRNGVVEIWQVDKHGAYLHPVSA